Proteins encoded within one genomic window of Armatimonadota bacterium:
- a CDS encoding BsuPI-related putative proteinase inhibitor: MSGGLRPAAAAPLLVTGLLAGVVAFPGAGQAAGRCDPALSLRAPSSASAGQTVRLALVARNRFVRPCVLHLGGRPPHDFVVVRRGRTVWTWRHGRAVRDVLDLRTLAPGEAVEFAGEWDQKDLEGNPVPPGTYFVYGVLYLEPPEFRRTRPARLVVRP, translated from the coding sequence GTGTCGGGGGGGCTGCGGCCAGCGGCCGCAGCCCCCCTCCTCGTTACAGGCCTCCTGGCCGGAGTGGTCGCCTTTCCGGGTGCGGGGCAGGCCGCCGGGAGGTGCGACCCGGCGCTGTCCCTGAGGGCACCGAGTTCGGCCAGCGCCGGGCAGACCGTCCGGCTCGCCCTCGTGGCCCGCAACCGGTTTGTGCGTCCCTGCGTCCTGCACCTCGGGGGCCGTCCTCCCCACGACTTCGTGGTGGTCCGCAGGGGCAGGACCGTCTGGACGTGGAGGCACGGACGGGCGGTCCGGGACGTCCTGGACCTCAGGACACTGGCGCCGGGGGAAGCGGTGGAGTTCGCCGGCGAGTGGGACCAGAAGGACCTCGAAGGGAACCCGGTGCCTCCCGGGACGTACTTCGTCTACGGCGTCCTGTACCTCGAGCCCCCGGAGTTCCGGAGGACCCGGCCCGCCCGCCTGGTGGTCAGGCCCTGA
- a CDS encoding peptidyl-prolyl cis-trans isomerase: protein MDRALLSVTALGWVVAAGVAVGAWKFRPHCPAPQAEATPPVRVVARVDGEEVRWEDLEFEVLARQAAAGVLYEGPAGERQLDELRKAVLDALVDRLLLVKEATRRGYRATEEEVRTERDRLLGRVPQRTELARRLAAGRYGEQLVRFARWSVLGNKLLEDLRAKVKVTAEQVEAYYRENRDRLFRQPPSVVAEEVVLPTRERAEAARRELLRGRSTEEVAKEFGTEPRRTLLVQGATDPERTRAAWGLPQGGVSEVVKTIEGGYAVLKVLSRQPERTTPLEEARPTIERILRTAEQNRLLAELVTDLRSRAKVERYWPPAESPTPAVSPSPGR, encoded by the coding sequence ATGGACCGGGCCCTGCTCAGTGTGACTGCCCTAGGGTGGGTGGTGGCGGCCGGGGTGGCGGTTGGGGCCTGGAAGTTCCGGCCTCACTGTCCTGCCCCTCAGGCGGAGGCCACCCCGCCCGTCCGGGTGGTGGCCCGGGTGGACGGGGAGGAGGTCAGGTGGGAAGACCTGGAGTTCGAGGTCCTCGCGAGGCAGGCCGCCGCCGGGGTCCTGTACGAGGGGCCTGCAGGCGAAAGGCAGCTCGACGAGCTCCGGAAGGCGGTCCTCGACGCCCTCGTGGACCGGCTCCTGCTGGTGAAGGAAGCCACCCGCCGCGGGTACCGGGCCACCGAGGAGGAGGTGCGGACCGAACGCGACCGGCTGCTCGGCCGGGTGCCCCAGCGGACCGAGCTCGCGAGGAGGCTTGCGGCCGGCCGGTACGGAGAGCAGCTGGTCCGGTTCGCCCGTTGGTCCGTGCTGGGCAACAAGCTCCTGGAAGACCTGCGGGCGAAGGTGAAGGTGACGGCCGAGCAGGTGGAGGCCTACTACCGGGAGAACCGGGACCGTCTGTTCCGCCAGCCCCCTTCGGTGGTGGCCGAGGAGGTGGTGCTGCCCACCCGGGAGAGGGCGGAGGCGGCCCGGAGGGAACTCCTGCGGGGCAGGTCCACAGAAGAGGTGGCGAAGGAGTTCGGCACCGAGCCACGCAGGACCCTGCTGGTGCAGGGGGCCACGGACCCGGAACGGACCCGGGCCGCCTGGGGGCTACCGCAGGGCGGGGTGAGCGAGGTGGTGAAGACCATCGAGGGGGGCTACGCGGTCCTCAAGGTGTTGAGCCGGCAGCCCGAGCGCACCACCCCCCTGGAGGAGGCGAGGCCGACAATCGAGCGTATCCTGCGGACGGCCGAACAGAACCGGCTGCTCGCAGAGCTCGTTACCGACCTGCGGTCAAGGGCAAAGGTGGAGCGGTACTGGCCCCCGGCGGAGAGCCCGACGCCCGCGGTCTCACCCTCGCCGGGCAGGTGA
- a CDS encoding S8 family serine peptidase, with product MRAWPARAVDRILVRFRADAPTSERQVLLARVGGEVIREVAPLRMRVVRVPGGQTEAALAAYRTSGLVEYAEPDALAFLQREPNDPLYRNQWNYPQIRLPQAWECTVGSGGVVVAVIDDGITDHPDLRGVTVPGWDFVDGDTDPTWPGCRIHPEEFSHGVHVTGIITALTDNGLGVAGVNWGPGGARIMPLRAFGPCPEDGGFISDIVAAIVYAADRGARVINMSFGTPYFSEFLAAAVRYAYQRGVVMVAAAGNGYPAPIQYPARFPEVIAVGAVNCRNDATYYSAEGPELEVVAPGGSSVTECGLDGATDGDLVWSTSTSLAQGHGYFRAQGTSMAAPHVTGVVALMMGRGFSGVEAIRQRLRSTAIDLGPAGRDDRFGWGLVNAQEAVGAR from the coding sequence ATGAGGGCGTGGCCCGCGCGGGCCGTGGACCGGATCCTGGTGCGCTTCCGAGCGGACGCCCCGACATCGGAGCGTCAGGTGCTCCTGGCTCGGGTGGGCGGGGAGGTGATCCGGGAGGTGGCGCCGCTGCGGATGCGGGTGGTGCGGGTTCCCGGAGGGCAGACGGAAGCGGCCCTGGCGGCCTACCGGACCTCGGGACTCGTGGAGTACGCGGAGCCCGATGCCCTCGCCTTCCTCCAGAGAGAGCCCAACGATCCTCTGTACCGGAACCAGTGGAACTACCCTCAGATCCGCCTCCCCCAGGCGTGGGAGTGCACGGTGGGTTCGGGCGGGGTGGTGGTGGCGGTCATCGACGACGGGATCACGGACCATCCGGACCTCCGGGGGGTCACGGTGCCGGGGTGGGACTTCGTGGATGGGGATACGGATCCCACCTGGCCGGGGTGCCGGATCCACCCGGAGGAGTTCAGCCACGGGGTACACGTGACGGGAATCATCACGGCCCTCACGGACAACGGCCTGGGAGTGGCGGGGGTGAACTGGGGGCCGGGCGGGGCGAGGATCATGCCCCTGCGGGCCTTCGGGCCGTGCCCCGAGGACGGCGGCTTCATCTCGGATATCGTGGCGGCCATCGTCTACGCGGCGGACCGGGGAGCCCGGGTGATCAACATGAGCTTCGGCACCCCGTACTTCAGCGAGTTCCTGGCGGCCGCGGTCCGGTACGCGTACCAGAGGGGGGTGGTGATGGTGGCCGCGGCCGGAAACGGGTATCCCGCGCCCATCCAGTACCCCGCCCGGTTCCCGGAGGTGATCGCGGTGGGAGCGGTGAACTGCCGGAACGATGCCACCTACTACTCCGCGGAGGGTCCGGAGCTGGAGGTGGTGGCGCCCGGAGGGAGCTCGGTAACGGAGTGCGGGTTGGACGGGGCAACGGACGGGGACCTGGTGTGGAGCACCAGCACCAGCCTCGCCCAGGGTCACGGGTACTTCCGGGCTCAGGGCACCTCCATGGCGGCCCCGCACGTCACAGGGGTGGTGGCCCTAATGATGGGGCGGGGCTTTTCGGGGGTGGAGGCGATCCGGCAGCGGCTGCGCAGTACGGCCATAGACCTCGGGCCCGCGGGCCGGGACGACCGGTTCGGGTGGGGCTTGGTGAACGCGCAGGAGGCCGTGGGGGCGAGGTAG
- a CDS encoding RNA polymerase sigma factor — protein MTDEELLRLIAQKDPTAFREWYDRHSRSVYGYLYRMLGDAHAAEDVLSEAMFAVWLEAARFRGECRPRTWLFRIARNKAVEWLRRRSAAREDLDGEAREPEGRGSEGTDLRLAVEQALGALPREQREVVELAFFFGFPYEDIARILGCPVNTVKTRMFWAKRRLRDALGPAEERGREEGSGT, from the coding sequence ATGACGGACGAGGAGCTGCTGCGGCTCATCGCGCAGAAGGATCCCACGGCCTTCCGGGAGTGGTATGACCGGCACAGCCGGTCCGTGTACGGCTACCTGTATCGGATGCTGGGAGACGCGCACGCGGCGGAGGACGTGTTGAGCGAGGCCATGTTCGCGGTTTGGCTGGAGGCGGCCCGGTTCCGGGGAGAATGCCGGCCGCGGACGTGGCTGTTCCGCATCGCCCGGAACAAGGCGGTGGAGTGGCTGCGGCGGCGGTCCGCGGCCCGGGAGGACCTGGACGGGGAGGCGAGGGAGCCCGAGGGGCGGGGATCCGAGGGGACGGATCTCCGGCTCGCGGTGGAGCAGGCCCTGGGGGCCCTTCCCCGGGAGCAGCGGGAGGTGGTGGAACTCGCCTTCTTTTTCGGCTTCCCGTACGAGGACATCGCGAGGATCCTGGGCTGCCCCGTGAACACGGTGAAGACCCGGATGTTCTGGGCCAAGCGGAGGCTGCGGGATGCCCTCGGACCGGCGGAGGAAAGGGGGAGGGAGGAGGGATCAGGGACTTGA
- a CDS encoding zf-HC2 domain-containing protein, translating to MTTDHERLRRLLPWYAAGTLEGAEAAAVEEHLAGCPRCRHEMQSCLQLRRSLQNLSSSLPPPPPEVLSRTWTRILRHERERGRPGFARYAGLIAALAAAWVVAVAGVVPHPGPFVTLGVARRESSPVLQVVFHPGTTEAEIRALLQEIGGTIEEGPRASGLYRIRLSRDTDPDRAVERLRRDRAVLFAELEP from the coding sequence TTGACGACGGACCACGAGCGGCTGAGGCGCTTGCTCCCGTGGTACGCGGCGGGAACCCTGGAGGGGGCAGAAGCCGCCGCGGTGGAGGAGCACCTCGCCGGATGCCCCCGATGCAGGCACGAGATGCAGAGCTGCTTGCAGCTGCGCAGAAGCCTCCAGAACCTCTCCAGCTCCCTCCCCCCTCCTCCTCCGGAGGTTCTCTCCCGCACCTGGACCCGCATCCTCCGGCACGAGCGTGAGCGGGGCCGTCCCGGTTTCGCCCGGTACGCGGGGCTTATTGCGGCCCTCGCGGCCGCGTGGGTCGTGGCGGTGGCCGGCGTTGTCCCTCACCCCGGCCCCTTCGTCACCCTCGGCGTCGCCCGCCGGGAATCTTCCCCCGTGCTCCAGGTGGTCTTCCATCCGGGGACCACGGAGGCGGAGATCCGCGCCCTGCTGCAGGAGATCGGCGGCACCATCGAGGAAGGGCCTCGGGCAAGCGGGCTGTACCGGATCCGGCTGAGCAGGGACACGGATCCCGATCGGGCGGTAGAGCGACTCCGGCGGGATCGGGCGGTACTGTTCGCAGAACTCGAGCCCTAG
- a CDS encoding S8 family serine peptidase has product MPTSSAAAPGVRVVSESVGFEGGGHTAAVEPGRPLRGRILVEADHLAEVVARWQVDGEVVGETRVRLESGRKTLLSPPLPTGKPGRYVLDVSIEGARTFATSYTVKGKAGPDRVPDEVVALLDPSEGLPERVAVQSGLLLLRAHALPSTGEVLATYRVPPGLDSEAVLERLRKLPGVRSADLVVLLEGAAGGDLRALQYAPALLEVPSALKWTQGRDVPIGLVDTGLDASHPEFEGRVVRAGDVTSSPYEPEVHGTAVAGVIVARQRLVGVAPGSRILAIRACTAVRKGGLEARCRTDDVIRALDLAARSGARIVNVSLGGPPDAVLGWTVQRLLEAGILVVAPAGNGGSNRAPPYPAAVPGVVAVGATDRRDRLDPTSTTGSFLSVVAPGVDILTAFPAGRYLFVSGTSFAAAHVSGAAALLLEILPGLGPKAVRVALERTAQDLGPPGFDPEYGWGRISACRPLELVRRTVRCR; this is encoded by the coding sequence GTGCCGACCTCCTCGGCGGCCGCGCCCGGGGTCCGGGTGGTCTCGGAGAGCGTGGGGTTCGAGGGAGGAGGGCACACCGCGGCGGTGGAGCCTGGCCGACCCCTGAGGGGAAGGATCCTGGTGGAGGCGGATCACCTGGCGGAGGTGGTGGCCCGGTGGCAGGTGGACGGGGAGGTGGTGGGGGAGACCCGGGTCCGGTTGGAATCGGGTCGGAAGACCCTCCTGAGCCCCCCGCTCCCAACGGGGAAACCCGGCCGTTACGTCCTCGACGTCTCCATCGAGGGTGCCCGTACCTTCGCTACTTCTTATACGGTGAAGGGGAAGGCCGGCCCCGACCGGGTGCCGGACGAGGTGGTAGCCCTCCTGGATCCCTCAGAAGGCCTCCCGGAGCGGGTTGCTGTGCAGTCAGGGCTCCTCCTCCTCCGGGCCCACGCGCTCCCGTCCACCGGGGAAGTACTGGCCACCTACCGGGTTCCCCCGGGACTGGACTCTGAGGCCGTGCTGGAGCGGCTCCGGAAACTTCCCGGCGTCCGGTCCGCGGACCTGGTGGTCCTCCTGGAAGGAGCCGCGGGCGGAGACCTGCGGGCCCTGCAGTACGCGCCCGCCCTTCTCGAGGTGCCGAGCGCCCTGAAGTGGACCCAGGGCCGGGATGTCCCCATCGGCCTCGTGGACACGGGCTTGGACGCCTCGCACCCGGAGTTCGAGGGCCGGGTGGTCCGGGCGGGGGACGTGACCTCCTCCCCGTACGAGCCCGAGGTGCACGGCACCGCGGTGGCCGGGGTGATCGTGGCCCGGCAGCGGCTTGTAGGAGTGGCACCCGGATCCCGGATCCTGGCCATCCGGGCCTGTACCGCGGTCCGGAAAGGAGGGCTTGAGGCCCGCTGCCGCACGGACGACGTGATCCGGGCCCTGGACCTCGCGGCGAGGTCGGGGGCCCGGATCGTCAACGTGAGCCTCGGAGGACCCCCGGACGCGGTCCTAGGGTGGACGGTGCAGAGGCTCCTCGAGGCCGGGATCCTGGTGGTGGCGCCCGCGGGGAACGGGGGGTCAAACCGGGCTCCCCCCTACCCCGCGGCCGTCCCGGGCGTGGTGGCGGTGGGTGCGACGGACCGCAGGGATCGGCTTGACCCCACCAGCACCACCGGGAGCTTCCTGTCCGTGGTCGCTCCGGGCGTGGACATCCTCACCGCGTTCCCGGCCGGCCGGTACCTCTTCGTATCCGGGACCTCCTTCGCCGCGGCCCACGTGTCCGGGGCCGCGGCCCTCCTCCTGGAGATCCTTCCGGGCCTCGGGCCAAAGGCGGTGCGGGTGGCCCTGGAGAGGACCGCCCAGGACCTCGGCCCGCCTGGATTCGATCCCGAGTACGGGTGGGGGCGCATCTCCGCCTGCCGGCCGCTGGAGCTCGTCAGGCGCACCGTTCGGTGCCGCTAG
- a CDS encoding Ig-like domain-containing protein encodes MRWLALALSAVLLAGCAESNLIRGAATDRTPPTVTATEPANEAQNVTEGRITVTFSEPMATNTVQLRANPSLTLGVATWSNANRTVTFVPSDLRPNTTYTVTVTGRDLAGNDLQQPYTFRFTTGSVVQSGAVTEGLLRGRVFAGADERVYAVFLAYLVGLGERAAATLTEDQRTLRETVERTAPEAVRKVREFLGQHPATVRDLSEYALWLTPDLRVAPVPQPVQGTSRTGPASPGPARPGPSPTTGPVPASPTPTASPSSRANLRGASAGPGAPAAQANPSPAAGQTRNGVVQRLSGFDALVRELYAEAKGQDLWARAREAHEREVVQLRDAGEDRLRQAATYLRISSLPFARLVLVPNLLAPRDSLAEVQFGEVLHVFTGPSTGPNVRGVVRVFLRSVVTPLLAQYREAALQSRELFDLVKQEAEARGWEDWETVVRESLVRAVEARMFLPNPQEQSDYLDATFNEGLVLVRHFAQRLVDLERGQVNLPRFVLDALRNVNVPQLRQQWQGRRR; translated from the coding sequence ATGCGGTGGCTGGCCTTGGCCCTATCCGCGGTGCTCCTGGCGGGGTGCGCGGAGTCCAACCTGATCCGGGGAGCGGCCACGGACCGCACCCCGCCCACGGTGACCGCCACGGAGCCCGCGAACGAGGCCCAGAACGTCACGGAGGGCCGAATTACCGTCACCTTCAGCGAGCCCATGGCCACGAACACCGTGCAGCTGCGAGCTAACCCCAGCCTCACCCTGGGGGTGGCCACCTGGTCAAACGCGAACCGCACCGTGACCTTCGTCCCCTCGGACCTCCGACCCAACACCACGTACACCGTTACCGTCACGGGGCGGGACCTGGCGGGGAACGACCTGCAGCAGCCCTACACCTTCCGGTTCACCACGGGCTCCGTCGTCCAGTCCGGGGCGGTGACCGAGGGGTTGCTGCGGGGCCGGGTGTTCGCGGGCGCGGACGAGCGGGTGTACGCGGTTTTCCTCGCCTACCTCGTGGGCCTCGGCGAGCGGGCCGCGGCGACCCTCACGGAGGACCAGCGAACCCTCCGGGAAACCGTGGAGCGCACCGCGCCGGAGGCGGTACGAAAGGTCCGGGAGTTCCTCGGCCAGCATCCCGCCACCGTGCGGGACCTATCGGAGTACGCCCTGTGGCTCACCCCGGACTTGCGGGTCGCCCCGGTCCCGCAGCCCGTGCAGGGAACCTCCCGGACGGGCCCCGCTTCCCCGGGGCCCGCGCGTCCGGGTCCTTCCCCCACCACGGGTCCCGTGCCGGCGAGCCCCACACCCACCGCAAGCCCCTCCTCCCGTGCCAACCTGCGGGGGGCGAGCGCCGGGCCCGGAGCCCCCGCGGCCCAGGCCAACCCCTCCCCGGCCGCGGGGCAAACCCGAAACGGGGTGGTGCAGCGGCTGAGCGGGTTTGACGCGCTGGTCCGGGAGCTCTACGCGGAGGCGAAGGGGCAGGACCTCTGGGCGAGGGCCCGGGAGGCGCATGAGCGGGAAGTCGTCCAGCTGCGGGACGCGGGGGAGGACCGGTTGCGGCAGGCCGCCACCTATCTCCGGATCTCGAGCCTCCCCTTCGCCCGACTGGTCCTCGTGCCCAACCTGTTGGCGCCCCGGGACTCCCTCGCGGAGGTACAGTTCGGGGAGGTCCTGCACGTCTTCACGGGTCCGTCCACCGGCCCCAACGTGCGGGGGGTCGTTCGGGTCTTCCTCCGATCCGTAGTCACCCCCCTCTTGGCCCAGTACCGGGAGGCCGCCTTACAGTCCCGGGAACTCTTCGACCTCGTCAAGCAGGAGGCGGAGGCCCGGGGATGGGAGGACTGGGAGACGGTAGTGCGGGAGAGCCTCGTCCGGGCCGTGGAGGCCCGCATGTTCCTCCCCAACCCTCAGGAGCAGTCGGACTACCTGGATGCCACCTTCAACGAGGGGCTGGTGCTCGTGCGGCACTTCGCCCAGCGCCTGGTGGACCTGGAGCGGGGGCAGGTCAACCTCCCGCGGTTCGTACTGGACGCCCTCCGGAACGTGAACGTGCCGCAACTGCGTCAGCAGTGGCAGGGGAGGAGGAGGTAG
- a CDS encoding LptF/LptG family permease — MPSLLDRYVARELLSPFLAGVFAFLVILIGDILYVLAEYLARGQVPLWALLRLFFYKLPHMLVITFPVATLLGTLLGIGRLTKDGEIIALRMAGLPLTRIFLPVMGFGLVVSVLSFGVNEYLTPLANRKADELVRRTIFREVFPNIKQDVFFRGPQNRYFYVRQVDYTNRTLQGVMVYELGGAFPRLITAQRATFGEGVWVLEQGVIRELDRNGFTSYEAGFQRFELRVDVDAEGFLLQQKTPDEMSASELRQHLQQLRQSGVDPQPLAVDYYFKFAAPLAALIFAFMAAPLGLVAARGGHYTGVGAAIALVFVYYAVMSTARAWAKAGTLHPFLGAWAANLAFLAGGALLYLYTEGLLRGRRAQAAPPISPQPAEAG; from the coding sequence ATGCCCTCCCTCCTCGACCGGTACGTGGCCCGCGAGCTCCTCTCTCCGTTCCTCGCAGGGGTCTTCGCGTTCCTCGTCATCCTCATCGGCGACATCCTCTACGTGCTCGCGGAGTACCTGGCGCGGGGACAGGTACCGTTGTGGGCCCTTCTGCGCCTGTTCTTCTACAAACTCCCCCACATGCTAGTGATCACCTTCCCGGTCGCCACCTTGCTCGGAACCCTGCTGGGGATCGGGCGGCTCACGAAGGACGGGGAGATCATCGCCCTCCGGATGGCGGGGCTCCCCCTCACCCGGATCTTCCTCCCCGTGATGGGGTTCGGGCTCGTGGTGAGCGTCCTCAGCTTCGGGGTGAACGAGTACCTCACGCCCCTCGCGAACCGGAAGGCGGATGAGTTGGTGCGCCGCACCATCTTCCGCGAGGTCTTCCCCAACATCAAGCAGGACGTCTTCTTCCGGGGCCCCCAGAACCGGTACTTCTACGTGCGGCAGGTGGACTACACGAACCGGACCCTGCAGGGGGTGATGGTGTACGAACTGGGAGGCGCCTTCCCCCGCCTCATCACCGCCCAGCGGGCTACCTTCGGGGAAGGGGTGTGGGTGCTGGAGCAAGGGGTGATCCGGGAGCTGGACCGGAACGGGTTCACGAGCTACGAGGCGGGCTTTCAGCGGTTCGAGCTCCGGGTGGACGTGGACGCGGAGGGGTTCCTGCTGCAGCAGAAGACCCCGGACGAGATGTCCGCCTCGGAGCTGCGGCAGCATCTCCAGCAGCTCCGTCAGAGCGGGGTAGACCCCCAGCCCCTGGCGGTGGACTACTACTTCAAGTTCGCGGCCCCGCTCGCGGCGCTGATCTTCGCCTTCATGGCCGCCCCCCTCGGGCTCGTGGCGGCCCGGGGCGGGCACTACACGGGGGTGGGAGCCGCCATCGCCCTCGTCTTCGTGTACTACGCGGTGATGAGCACGGCCCGGGCCTGGGCCAAGGCGGGAACCCTCCACCCCTTCCTGGGCGCATGGGCCGCGAACCTGGCGTTCCTCGCGGGCGGCGCCCTCCTCTACCTGTACACGGAGGGCCTGCTGCGGGGCCGGCGGGCCCAGGCGGCTCCTCCGATCTCCCCCCAGCCGGCGGAGGCGGGATGA